Proteins encoded by one window of Ramlibacter tataouinensis:
- the fumC gene encoding class II fumarate hydratase — protein MNQRTERDTFGPIEVPADRLWGAQTQRSLQNFAISGERQPREIIRALVQVKRACAIVNRELGLLDERKAAAIVAAADEVLAGGHEAEFPLVVWQTGSGTQTNMNVNEVLANRASELLGGPRGDGRLVHPNDEVNRSQSSNDVFPTAMHVAATEALRNRLLPALVRLQATLQGKSEAFAGIVKIGRTHLQDATPLTLGQEFSGYVAQLQQAGRHVEASLPHLCELALGGTAVGTGLNAPAGYADKVAQELARLTGLPFVSAPNKFEVMAAADALVHAHGALKGLAASLMKIANDVRWLASGPRSGIGELSIPENEPGSSIMPGKVNPTQSEAVTMLCCQVFGNDVAINVGGASGNFELNVFRPMIAHNFLQSVRLLADGMDSFNDHCAVGIEPNRERIAELVGRSLMLVTALNPHIGYDKAAQIAKKAHQEGRTLREAAIASGHVTAEQFDRWVRPEDMVGPQ, from the coding sequence ATGAACCAGCGCACCGAACGCGACACCTTCGGTCCCATCGAGGTCCCGGCGGACCGGCTGTGGGGCGCCCAGACGCAGCGCTCGCTGCAGAACTTCGCCATCTCCGGCGAGCGCCAGCCGCGCGAGATCATCCGGGCGCTGGTGCAGGTCAAGCGCGCCTGCGCGATCGTCAACCGCGAGCTGGGGCTGCTGGACGAGCGCAAGGCGGCCGCTATCGTGGCCGCGGCCGACGAAGTGCTGGCCGGCGGCCACGAGGCCGAGTTCCCGCTGGTGGTCTGGCAAACCGGCTCCGGTACCCAGACCAACATGAACGTCAACGAGGTGCTGGCCAATCGCGCCAGCGAGTTGCTGGGCGGGCCGCGCGGCGACGGCCGGCTGGTGCACCCGAACGACGAGGTCAATCGCAGCCAGTCGTCCAACGATGTGTTCCCGACCGCGATGCACGTGGCGGCGACGGAGGCCCTGCGCAACCGCTTGCTGCCGGCCCTGGTGCGGCTGCAGGCCACGCTGCAAGGCAAGAGCGAGGCCTTCGCCGGTATCGTCAAGATCGGCCGCACGCACCTGCAGGACGCGACGCCGCTGACGCTGGGCCAGGAGTTCTCCGGCTACGTGGCCCAGTTGCAGCAGGCAGGCCGGCACGTGGAGGCGTCGCTGCCGCACCTGTGCGAACTGGCGCTGGGGGGTACCGCGGTGGGCACCGGGCTGAACGCCCCGGCCGGCTATGCCGACAAGGTTGCGCAGGAGCTGGCGCGCCTGACCGGCTTGCCCTTCGTCAGCGCGCCCAACAAGTTCGAGGTCATGGCGGCGGCCGACGCGCTGGTGCACGCGCACGGCGCGCTCAAGGGCCTGGCGGCCAGCCTGATGAAGATCGCCAACGACGTGCGCTGGCTGGCCAGCGGCCCGCGCAGCGGCATCGGCGAACTGTCGATCCCGGAGAACGAACCGGGTTCGTCGATCATGCCCGGCAAGGTCAACCCGACCCAGAGCGAAGCCGTCACCATGCTGTGCTGCCAGGTGTTCGGCAACGACGTGGCGATCAACGTCGGCGGCGCCTCGGGCAACTTCGAGCTGAACGTGTTCCGGCCGATGATCGCGCACAACTTCCTGCAGAGCGTGCGCCTGCTGGCCGACGGCATGGACAGCTTCAACGACCACTGCGCCGTGGGCATCGAGCCCAACCGCGAGCGCATCGCGGAGCTGGTGGGCCGCTCGCTGATGCTGGTCACGGCCCTCAACCCGCACATCGGCTACGACAAGGCCGCGCAGATCGCCAAGAAGGCGCACCAGGAAGGCAGGACGCTGCGCGAGGCGGCGATCGCCAGCGGCCATGTGACCGCCGAGCAGTTCGACCGGTGGGTGCGGCCGGAGGACATGGTCGGGCCCCAATGA
- a CDS encoding methyl-accepting chemotaxis protein, translating into MPKWLLTPAFSVLKRVSFLVGFALAGGLFVVAVLLGLAAALGGPSGVLLPLATLFALAGLYMQASVYAYMTSGVSRLIRMTERVSAGELVNSRESMGEDSTNNDSSQLWAAILKMNDRLAEIVRQVRASAEGIVLSARDIAEGNHHLAQRTQAQAASLEQTASGMEELAASAQQNASDCSRASELATGAREVAGKAATQMQQLAATMRQIDESARRVGDILSTVEGIAFQTNILALNAAVEAARAGEQGRGFAVVATEVRNLAQRSAAAAKEIKGLIADSVGSVEQGRRMVGAAEGTLMDVVGCVKDVSDVIAGIAMASAEQRAGVEAINQAVVQIDSANQQNATLVEEASAAAASFEHEAAQLLDVVSRFKLDRGAERGKVVSMVKEAVAHLRKLGAQRACADFNDHRGRFVRGEYYIFALDLADGKRLAYAPDLSLVGTSGVDLRDADGRLYGHDILNLARQHGSGWTDFKILNPRTGRIEPKSVYVEVVDRVVLGCGIYSSTEDSGASSLSAVDSRRAPPAAGTLARLASSH; encoded by the coding sequence ATGCCGAAGTGGTTGTTGACACCCGCGTTCAGCGTGCTCAAGCGCGTGAGCTTCCTGGTCGGCTTTGCACTGGCCGGCGGCCTGTTCGTCGTCGCCGTGCTGCTCGGGCTGGCGGCGGCCCTGGGCGGACCCTCCGGCGTCCTGCTGCCGCTGGCCACCCTGTTCGCTCTCGCCGGCCTCTACATGCAGGCTTCCGTCTACGCCTACATGACGTCCGGCGTCAGCCGCCTGATCCGCATGACCGAGCGGGTGTCCGCCGGCGAGCTGGTCAACAGCCGCGAGAGCATGGGCGAGGACTCCACCAACAACGACTCGTCCCAGCTCTGGGCGGCCATCCTGAAGATGAACGACCGGCTGGCCGAGATCGTGCGCCAGGTGCGCGCCAGCGCCGAGGGCATCGTGCTGTCGGCGCGCGACATCGCCGAGGGCAACCATCACCTCGCGCAACGCACCCAGGCCCAGGCCGCTTCGCTGGAGCAGACGGCCTCGGGGATGGAGGAGCTGGCGGCCAGCGCGCAGCAGAACGCCAGCGACTGCTCCCGCGCCAGCGAACTGGCCACCGGGGCCCGCGAGGTGGCCGGCAAGGCCGCGACCCAGATGCAGCAACTGGCGGCCACCATGCGCCAGATCGACGAGAGCGCGCGCCGCGTCGGCGACATCCTGTCCACGGTGGAAGGCATTGCCTTCCAGACCAACATCCTGGCGCTCAATGCGGCGGTGGAGGCGGCGCGCGCCGGCGAACAGGGCCGCGGTTTTGCCGTGGTGGCCACCGAGGTGCGCAACCTGGCCCAGCGCAGCGCGGCCGCCGCCAAGGAGATCAAGGGCCTGATCGCCGACTCGGTCGGCAGCGTGGAACAGGGCCGCAGGATGGTCGGTGCCGCCGAAGGCACCCTGATGGACGTGGTCGGCTGCGTCAAGGACGTCAGCGACGTGATCGCCGGCATCGCCATGGCCTCGGCCGAGCAGCGCGCGGGCGTGGAGGCGATCAACCAGGCCGTGGTGCAGATCGATTCGGCCAACCAGCAGAACGCCACCCTGGTGGAGGAAGCCAGTGCCGCCGCGGCATCGTTCGAGCACGAGGCCGCCCAGCTGCTGGACGTGGTCAGCCGCTTCAAGCTGGACCGGGGTGCCGAGCGCGGCAAGGTCGTGTCCATGGTCAAGGAAGCGGTGGCGCACCTGCGAAAGTTGGGGGCCCAGCGCGCCTGCGCCGACTTCAACGACCACCGCGGCCGTTTCGTCAGGGGCGAGTACTACATCTTTGCGCTGGACCTGGCCGACGGCAAGCGGCTCGCCTACGCGCCCGACCTGAGCCTGGTCGGCACCTCCGGCGTGGACCTGCGCGACGCCGACGGCCGGCTGTACGGCCACGACATCCTGAACCTGGCGCGCCAGCATGGATCGGGCTGGACCGACTTCAAGATCCTCAACCCCCGCACGGGGCGGATCGAACCCAAGTCGGTCTATGTCGAGGTGGTGGACCGCGTCGTCCTGGGCTGCGGCATCTACTCGAGCACCGAGGACAGCGGGGCCTCGTCCCTGTCGGCGGTGGACAGCCGCCGTGCACCGCCCGCTGCCGGCACCCTGGCCCGGCTGGCCAGCAGCCACTGA
- the rpoD gene encoding RNA polymerase sigma factor RpoD, whose protein sequence is MPASKSAKLAKPPAKPGAKKPVKPASPPAKAALKVVKSPAPPAKAAAKQSPTKAKPVSSSTKTPTSAKTEKAAAKDELKKTKAAVAAEEPVKKKPGRPPKAAAAPAKAATGAKRGRKPKSAEKPEGDDADLSDIEAEFAEEPAAAAETPEKVKPLRMKISKAKERALMKEFGLDETVLSEEEMTKRRQRLKTLITLGKTRGYLTHGEITDHLPEKLVDAETLEVVVTMLNDLGVAVYEQTPDAEMLLLNNTTPTAATVEEAEEEAEAALSTVDSEFGRTTDPVRMYMREMGTVELLTREGEIEIAKRIEAGLQAMMEAISASPATIAAILEMATEIREGKVVISTVVDGFSDPNEADDYVAEEDFDEFDADDDDDGNGGSKALTKKLEELKSQALERFDRIAGLFEKVHKVYDKEGYGTPAYMKAQHALSDELMTIRFTAKTIEKLCDMVRAQVDDVRRKERELRRIIVDKCGMPQETFIKEFPPNLLNLKWVEKQAAAGKPWSTVLARNIPPVQELQQKLMDVQSQVVVPLTELKEINRRMNEGEASSREAKKEMIEANLRLVISIAKKYTNRGLQFLDLIQEGNIGLMKAVDKFEYRRGYKFSTYATWWIRQAITRSIADQARTIRIPVHMIETINKMNRISRQHLQEFGFEPDAGILASKMEIPEDKIRKIMKIAKEPISMETPIGDDDDSHLGDFIEDTGNTAPIEAAMQAGLRDVVKDILDSLTPREAKVLRMRFGIEMSTDHTLEEVGKQFDVTRERIRQIEAKALRKLKHPSRSDKLRSFIDTL, encoded by the coding sequence ATGCCCGCATCCAAGTCCGCGAAGCTCGCCAAGCCGCCAGCGAAACCCGGCGCGAAAAAACCGGTCAAACCCGCTTCGCCGCCCGCCAAGGCGGCGCTGAAGGTCGTCAAGTCGCCGGCGCCGCCGGCCAAGGCGGCCGCGAAGCAGTCCCCCACGAAAGCCAAGCCCGTGTCCAGCAGTACCAAGACCCCCACCAGCGCCAAGACCGAGAAAGCCGCCGCCAAGGACGAGTTGAAGAAGACCAAGGCCGCGGTGGCCGCCGAGGAGCCGGTGAAGAAGAAGCCCGGTCGCCCGCCGAAGGCGGCCGCCGCGCCGGCCAAGGCCGCCACCGGAGCCAAGCGGGGCCGCAAGCCCAAGTCCGCCGAGAAGCCCGAGGGCGACGACGCGGACCTGTCCGACATCGAGGCCGAATTCGCCGAGGAACCGGCAGCGGCGGCCGAGACGCCCGAGAAGGTCAAGCCGCTGCGCATGAAGATCAGCAAGGCCAAGGAACGGGCCTTGATGAAGGAATTCGGCCTGGACGAGACCGTCCTGTCCGAAGAGGAGATGACCAAGCGCCGCCAGCGCCTGAAGACGCTGATCACGCTGGGCAAGACGCGCGGCTACCTCACCCACGGCGAGATCACCGACCACCTGCCCGAGAAGCTGGTGGACGCCGAGACGCTGGAAGTCGTGGTCACGATGCTCAACGACCTGGGCGTGGCGGTGTACGAGCAGACGCCGGACGCCGAGATGCTCCTGCTGAACAACACGACGCCGACCGCGGCGACCGTGGAAGAAGCCGAGGAGGAGGCCGAAGCCGCCCTGTCCACCGTGGACAGCGAATTCGGCCGCACCACCGACCCGGTGCGCATGTACATGCGCGAAATGGGCACGGTGGAGCTGCTCACGCGCGAGGGCGAGATCGAGATTGCCAAGCGCATCGAGGCCGGCCTGCAGGCCATGATGGAGGCGATCTCCGCCTCTCCGGCCACCATTGCTGCCATCCTGGAGATGGCCACGGAGATCCGCGAGGGCAAGGTCGTCATCTCCACCGTGGTGGACGGCTTCTCCGACCCCAACGAGGCCGACGACTACGTGGCCGAGGAGGACTTCGATGAGTTCGACGCCGACGACGACGATGACGGCAACGGCGGCTCCAAGGCGCTGACCAAGAAGCTCGAGGAGCTCAAGTCGCAGGCGCTCGAGCGCTTCGACCGCATCGCGGGCCTGTTCGAGAAGGTGCACAAGGTGTACGACAAGGAGGGCTACGGCACTCCGGCGTACATGAAGGCGCAGCACGCCCTGTCCGATGAGCTGATGACCATCCGCTTCACGGCCAAGACCATCGAGAAGCTGTGCGACATGGTGCGCGCCCAGGTCGACGACGTGCGCAGGAAGGAGCGCGAGCTGCGCCGCATCATCGTCGACAAGTGCGGCATGCCGCAGGAAACCTTCATCAAGGAGTTCCCGCCCAACCTGCTGAACCTCAAGTGGGTGGAGAAGCAGGCCGCCGCCGGCAAGCCCTGGAGCACCGTGCTGGCCCGCAACATCCCGCCGGTGCAGGAACTCCAGCAGAAACTGATGGACGTGCAGTCCCAGGTCGTGGTGCCGCTGACCGAGCTCAAGGAGATCAACCGCCGCATGAACGAGGGCGAGGCCAGCTCGCGCGAGGCCAAGAAGGAGATGATCGAGGCCAACCTGCGGCTGGTGATCTCCATCGCCAAGAAGTACACCAACCGCGGCCTGCAGTTCCTGGACCTGATCCAGGAAGGCAACATCGGCCTGATGAAGGCGGTCGACAAGTTCGAATACCGTCGCGGCTACAAGTTCTCGACGTACGCCACGTGGTGGATCCGCCAGGCGATCACGCGCTCGATCGCCGACCAGGCGCGCACCATCCGCATCCCGGTGCACATGATCGAGACCATCAACAAGATGAACCGCATCTCGCGCCAGCACCTGCAGGAGTTCGGCTTCGAGCCGGACGCCGGCATCCTGGCGTCCAAGATGGAGATCCCCGAGGACAAGATCCGCAAGATCATGAAGATCGCCAAGGAGCCGATCTCCATGGAGACGCCGATCGGCGACGACGACGATTCGCACCTGGGCGACTTCATCGAGGACACCGGCAACACGGCCCCGATCGAGGCCGCGATGCAGGCCGGCCTGCGCGACGTGGTCAAGGACATCCTGGACTCGCTCACCCCGCGCGAGGCCAAGGTGCTGCGCATGCGCTTCGGCATCGAGATGAGCACCGACCACACGCTGGAGGAAGTTGGCAAGCAGTTCGACGTCACGCGCGAGCGCATCCGCCAGATCGAGGCCAAGGCGCTGCGCAAGCTCAAGCACCCGAGCCGGTCGGACAAGCTGCGGTCGTTCATCGACACGCTGTAA